One genomic segment of [Pasteurella] aerogenes includes these proteins:
- the yhbE_2 gene encoding drug/metabolite transporter, with protein MKQQQPLVGGILALVATGMWSSLPLFVQQVVKSMDAVTAVWYRFAIAGVLLFLFLFISGKLPKISALNGRSVMLVVLGTAGLASNFWLYNLALKYIPPTTSQVLSPLSSFVLLIIGVLFFKEKMGWHQKVGLFLLITGLLLFFNQRFDDFRHLNQYSLGVIFMITSTLVWIIYALAQKLLLDRLTPQQILLLIYIGSAVILFPISEVKDATKLDHFQLICLILTGLNTIIAYGCYAEALSRWDISKVSAVLTQIPVFTLLFSHLAFALSPTYFSVVELNWISYFGAFFVVMGALFSALGHKLKYYLSRVK; from the coding sequence ATGAAACAACAACAGCCTTTAGTGGGAGGCATACTGGCGCTGGTTGCGACAGGGATGTGGAGTTCGTTACCCTTGTTCGTGCAGCAAGTCGTAAAATCAATGGATGCAGTCACAGCGGTATGGTATCGCTTTGCAATCGCTGGTGTTTTATTGTTTCTGTTTCTGTTCATAAGCGGTAAGCTGCCAAAGATAAGCGCATTAAATGGGCGCTCGGTGATGTTGGTGGTATTGGGAACCGCGGGACTGGCATCGAATTTTTGGTTGTATAATTTGGCATTAAAATATATTCCGCCGACTACTAGCCAAGTCCTTAGTCCGTTATCTTCTTTTGTTTTGTTGATTATCGGCGTTTTGTTTTTCAAAGAGAAAATGGGGTGGCACCAAAAAGTCGGGCTATTTTTATTAATTACCGGTTTATTGCTATTTTTTAATCAACGGTTTGACGATTTTCGTCATTTAAATCAATATTCGTTGGGAGTGATTTTTATGATTACTTCCACCTTAGTTTGGATTATTTATGCCTTAGCGCAAAAATTGTTGCTTGATAGGCTCACGCCACAACAGATTTTACTGTTAATTTATATTGGAAGTGCGGTCATTTTATTTCCCATTTCTGAGGTAAAGGATGCGACAAAATTAGATCATTTTCAATTGATCTGTTTGATTTTAACCGGCTTAAATACCATTATTGCCTATGGTTGCTACGCCGAGGCATTAAGTCGTTGGGATATTTCCAAAGTCAGCGCAGTACTAACTCAAATCCCGGTATTTACGCTATTATTTTCCCATTTAGCATTTGCCTTGAGTCCGACTTATTTTTCAGTGGTTGAGCTTAATTGGATCAGTTATTTTGGTGCGTTTTTTGTCGTAATGGGTGCGTTATTTTCAGCATTGGGACATAAACTGAAATATTATTTATCGAGGGTAAAATGA
- the glpG gene encoding rhomboid protease GlpG: MQYLFGSEIPIFCVYFRDYVRAKYQVELELRPIEKNGLPMTGVYLEENCQYFAEIVQEKDEFLKKPFDPQYQQASWQTGDIQTHSPKLTPSWQFHRLALLKQQKFTLFLTALCCLIYFCQLIGFEDVIFSIAHYPEDAQQQGELWRYFSHSLVHLSLWHIFFNLAWWWLFGGAIEKAFGSITLILLYFCTALLTGFAQNLASGPAFFGLSGVVYAVLGFVFVVDKWSNISFDLPPGFFTMLLVGIALGFIAPLIGIEMGNTAHISGLILGSLFGIFATKLARKG; the protein is encoded by the coding sequence ATGCAGTATTTATTTGGTAGTGAAATTCCCATTTTTTGTGTCTATTTTCGTGACTATGTTCGCGCAAAATACCAAGTTGAGCTGGAATTACGTCCGATTGAAAAAAATGGACTTCCAATGACTGGGGTTTATCTTGAAGAAAATTGTCAATATTTTGCCGAGATCGTGCAAGAAAAAGACGAATTTTTAAAAAAACCTTTCGATCCCCAATATCAACAAGCAAGCTGGCAAACCGGCGATATCCAAACGCACTCTCCCAAATTAACGCCATCATGGCAATTTCATAGATTGGCATTATTAAAACAACAAAAATTTACGCTATTTTTGACCGCACTTTGCTGTCTGATTTATTTCTGCCAGTTAATCGGTTTTGAAGATGTCATTTTTTCCATTGCACATTATCCCGAAGATGCGCAACAACAAGGGGAATTATGGCGTTATTTTTCCCATTCTTTAGTTCACCTTTCCCTTTGGCATATTTTCTTTAATTTGGCATGGTGGTGGTTATTTGGCGGCGCAATTGAAAAAGCCTTTGGCTCTATCACGCTGATTTTACTTTATTTTTGCACCGCACTTTTAACTGGTTTTGCCCAAAATCTCGCCTCCGGACCAGCCTTTTTCGGTCTGTCCGGCGTCGTTTATGCGGTTCTCGGCTTTGTCTTTGTGGTAGATAAATGGAGCAATATTTCCTTTGATTTACCGCCAGGCTTTTTCACCATGTTGCTCGTTGGTATCGCCTTGGGCTTTATCGCGCCACTGATTGGTATCGAAATGGGCAATACTGCTCATATCAGCGGACTGATTTTAGGCAGCCTATTTGGCATATTTGCTACAAAATTAGCGAGGAAAGGATGA
- the pepE gene encoding peptidase E, whose protein sequence is MKNMLLMSGSKYQETGYLAHTRPWLQDFLSHYRGKRVAFVPYAGVRQSYDEYEKKVQIALVELEMEIVSVHRAANHAEIIEQADVIAIGGGNTFCLLNGLYAHQLIEPIRAKVTSGTPYFGWSAGANVAGKTMMTTNDMPIVYPPSFQALNLFPRQINPHFISGKMQGHNGESREERLSEFLIVNPDEVVYALPEGTALRIRDNHAHVLGNDAILRFTGNLPPESIAAHSTFNY, encoded by the coding sequence ATGAAAAATATGTTATTGATGAGTGGTTCTAAATATCAGGAAACGGGCTATTTAGCCCATACACGTCCTTGGTTACAGGACTTCTTATCCCATTACCGCGGTAAGCGGGTGGCATTTGTGCCTTATGCCGGCGTGCGTCAATCTTATGATGAATACGAAAAAAAAGTACAAATCGCATTAGTAGAATTAGAAATGGAGATTGTATCGGTACATCGTGCCGCCAATCATGCCGAAATAATTGAACAAGCGGATGTGATTGCTATTGGTGGTGGTAATACTTTTTGTTTGTTAAACGGATTGTATGCTCATCAGTTAATCGAACCAATCCGTGCCAAAGTGACCTCTGGAACGCCTTATTTCGGTTGGAGCGCGGGGGCGAATGTGGCGGGTAAAACCATGATGACCACCAATGATATGCCGATTGTTTATCCACCGTCTTTTCAAGCACTTAACCTCTTTCCTCGACAAATTAACCCGCACTTTATTAGCGGCAAAATGCAAGGACATAACGGAGAAAGTCGAGAAGAACGTTTAAGCGAATTTTTGATTGTGAATCCTGATGAAGTTGTTTATGCTTTGCCGGAAGGAACCGCATTACGGATCCGAGATAATCACGCCCATGTTTTGGGTAATGACGCTATTTTGCGTTTCACCGGCAATTTACCGCCAGAGTCGATTGCCGCTCATTCCACGTTTAACTATTGA
- the rplU gene encoding 50S ribosomal protein L21: MYAVFQSGGKQHRVSEGQVVRLEKLEVATGETVEFDSVLMIVNGEDVKIGAPVVAGGKVVAEVVAHGRGDKVKIVKFRRRKHSRKQQGHRQWFTEVKITGIQA; the protein is encoded by the coding sequence ATGTACGCAGTTTTCCAAAGTGGCGGTAAACAACACCGAGTGAGCGAAGGTCAAGTAGTTCGTCTAGAAAAACTTGAAGTTGCGACGGGTGAAACAGTTGAGTTTGACTCAGTGTTAATGATCGTTAATGGTGAAGATGTTAAAATTGGCGCCCCGGTTGTTGCCGGTGGTAAAGTAGTGGCTGAAGTAGTTGCGCACGGTCGTGGCGATAAAGTGAAAATCGTTAAATTCCGTCGTCGTAAACACAGTCGTAAACAACAAGGTCATCGTCAGTGGTTTACCGAAGTGAAAATCACTGGGATTCAAGCATAA
- a CDS encoding transmembrane protein → MKKQKMPMEFTPFTWALAGFCVPVLLWPLALLISPNLGKNPHLTEWQVTWMSIFLWIYPLALGIVARMIYRLYQTNAQVAKRTLAISAVVFYAILVYVAAVGFN, encoded by the coding sequence ATGAAAAAGCAAAAGATGCCCATGGAATTCACCCCCTTTACTTGGGCGCTTGCCGGATTTTGCGTGCCGGTGTTATTGTGGCCATTGGCGCTTTTAATTTCCCCTAATTTGGGTAAAAATCCCCATTTGACGGAATGGCAAGTGACTTGGATGTCGATCTTTTTGTGGATTTACCCGCTCGCATTGGGCATCGTTGCGCGGATGATTTATCGTCTTTACCAAACAAATGCGCAGGTGGCGAAGCGAACATTGGCGATAAGTGCGGTCGTTTTTTATGCGATTTTGGTGTATGTTGCGGCGGTGGGGTTTAATTAG
- the glpE gene encoding thiosulfate sulfurtransferase GlpE, translating into MSHLNSHFCTIMPFYAPAHIITKQFTRQTNNGIVIFFINLFLTMEQFSEITPQQAWKMMNEQQAVLVDIRDLPRFTYSHPQNAFHLTNQSYGDFQQRYDFDHPIIVSCYHGVSSRNVAAFLVEQGYENVYSLIGGFDGWMRAELPIETAYLSEPKTN; encoded by the coding sequence ATGTCTCATTTGAATAGTCATTTTTGTACAATAATGCCATTTTATGCGCCAGCTCACATCATCACGAAGCAGTTTACCCGCCAAACAAACAATGGTATAGTAATCTTTTTTATTAACTTATTTTTAACAATGGAACAGTTTAGCGAAATTACGCCACAACAGGCGTGGAAAATGATGAACGAGCAACAAGCGGTCTTAGTGGATATTCGCGATTTGCCACGTTTTACTTACAGCCATCCGCAAAATGCCTTTCACCTGACCAATCAAAGCTATGGCGACTTTCAACAACGCTATGATTTTGATCATCCGATTATCGTCAGCTGCTATCATGGCGTTAGTAGCCGTAATGTTGCCGCCTTTTTAGTCGAACAAGGGTATGAGAACGTGTATAGCCTTATCGGCGGATTTGATGGCTGGATGCGCGCCGAATTGCCAATTGAAACAGCGTATTTATCTGAACCAAAAACTAATTAA
- the rpmA gene encoding 50S ribosomal protein L27, with protein sequence MATKKAGGSTRNGRDSEAKRLGVKRFGGESVLAGSIIVRQRGTKFHAGSNVGMGKDHTLFATADGKVKFEVKGEKNRKYVSIIAE encoded by the coding sequence ATGGCAACTAAAAAAGCTGGTGGTTCAACTCGTAACGGTCGCGATTCTGAAGCTAAACGCCTTGGTGTTAAACGTTTCGGTGGCGAGTCTGTTTTAGCAGGTAGCATTATCGTTCGTCAACGTGGAACGAAATTCCACGCTGGTAGCAATGTAGGTATGGGTAAAGATCATACTTTATTTGCCACCGCTGACGGTAAAGTAAAATTTGAAGTAAAAGGCGAAAAAAATCGCAAATATGTAAGCATTATTGCTGAATAA
- the ybbH gene encoding putative HTH-type transcriptional regulator, producing MQENSQLVRLQNEIRTRYDSLSKRLKQVAQYVLDNHNSVVFDTVATISERAGVPPSTLIRFANAFGFSGFNEMKQIFRENLMEETASYTERLQLFRQLEPSQDQQESAVDILNIFAQANHQALQQLANQTSAEQLQTAVEILNQANNIFIVGLKRSFSIACYLDYALHHLDCRSFVINGLGGMFDEQLSQVKSGDVVVAISFSPYAKETLEIMNTTSQRGIRQIAITDSQISPLIAFSDVSFVIKEAQVRGFRSQCATMTLVQTLAIALAMAKEQGKGSNSH from the coding sequence ATGCAAGAAAATTCACAATTAGTTCGGCTGCAAAATGAAATTCGCACCCGTTATGACAGTTTAAGTAAGCGTTTAAAACAAGTGGCTCAATATGTGTTAGACAACCATAATAGCGTTGTTTTTGATACGGTAGCGACTATTTCCGAGCGTGCCGGCGTGCCGCCTTCCACGTTAATCCGTTTTGCTAATGCGTTCGGTTTTAGCGGTTTTAATGAAATGAAACAAATTTTCCGTGAAAACTTGATGGAAGAAACTGCCAGTTATACTGAGCGTTTACAGCTTTTTCGCCAATTAGAACCGTCACAAGATCAGCAGGAAAGTGCGGTCGATATTTTGAATATTTTTGCACAAGCAAACCATCAAGCCTTGCAACAATTGGCAAATCAAACTTCGGCAGAGCAATTACAAACTGCCGTGGAGATTTTAAATCAGGCGAATAATATTTTTATTGTCGGTTTGAAACGCTCTTTTAGCATTGCTTGTTATTTGGATTATGCCTTGCATCATTTGGATTGTCGTTCCTTTGTTATCAATGGATTGGGTGGGATGTTTGATGAGCAATTGAGCCAAGTTAAATCCGGCGATGTTGTGGTGGCGATCAGTTTTTCGCCTTATGCCAAAGAAACCTTGGAAATTATGAATACCACGTCGCAACGCGGTATTCGACAAATTGCAATTACAGACAGCCAAATTAGCCCGTTAATTGCCTTTAGTGATGTTTCTTTCGTGATCAAAGAAGCGCAAGTGCGCGGTTTTAGATCCCAATGCGCCACCATGACCTTAGTGCAAACCCTTGCGATTGCTTTGGCAATGGCGAAAGAGCAAGGAAAAGGATCGAATAGCCACTGA
- a CDS encoding hydrolase — MSINIARVQSIIENLATISISKDELTRLAFTQEDEVAHRYLIELCQSYDLHIRRDAIGNLFIRKAGTEEHLPAVAFGSHIDTVVNAGKLDGPLGAVGGLEILFQLCEQKIKTRYPLELIIFTCEESSRFNYATLGSKVMCGITDQQKLSTLRDKQGISLADALADIGLDFNQVHRAKRAAGEFKCFFELHIEQGPRLENENKTIGIVTGIAAPIRCMVKIQGQADHSGATAMHYRHDALLGGAELALAVEQAAIDAGHATVATVGNLSAKPGVMNVVPGYAELLVDIRGINQDARESVFTALQQAICQVSEKRGLAIDLQLISKDAPVLLAPEMVSQLTQITEQLGYSYEIMPSGAGHDAMHMATLCPTGMIFVPSHQGISHNPLEYTPWTDIEAGICVLQQAILAQAEIQA, encoded by the coding sequence ATGTCCATTAATATCGCCAGAGTGCAATCCATCATTGAAAACCTGGCAACAATATCAATAAGTAAGGATGAATTAACCCGTTTAGCTTTCACCCAAGAAGATGAAGTAGCACACCGCTATCTTATCGAATTATGCCAAAGTTACGATCTTCACATTCGGCGGGATGCTATTGGCAATTTATTTATTCGCAAAGCAGGAACAGAAGAGCATCTACCAGCAGTCGCCTTTGGTTCACATATTGACACTGTGGTCAATGCCGGGAAATTGGACGGACCGCTCGGCGCTGTTGGTGGTTTAGAAATTTTATTTCAATTATGCGAACAAAAAATCAAAACGCGCTATCCATTGGAGCTCATTATTTTTACTTGCGAAGAATCCAGTCGCTTTAATTATGCCACCTTAGGCAGCAAGGTGATGTGCGGCATTACTGACCAACAAAAACTCAGTACACTGCGCGACAAACAAGGCATAAGCTTAGCAGACGCCTTAGCCGATATCGGATTGGATTTTAATCAAGTCCACCGCGCCAAAAGAGCGGCTGGCGAATTTAAATGTTTCTTTGAATTACATATTGAGCAAGGACCGCGCTTGGAAAATGAAAATAAAACTATCGGCATTGTCACCGGCATCGCCGCGCCAATTCGTTGCATGGTTAAAATTCAAGGACAAGCGGATCATTCCGGCGCGACCGCCATGCATTATCGCCACGATGCCTTATTAGGCGGCGCTGAATTAGCATTAGCTGTAGAACAAGCGGCGATTGATGCCGGTCATGCGACCGTGGCGACTGTCGGTAATCTTAGCGCCAAACCGGGAGTCATGAATGTGGTTCCCGGCTATGCGGAATTATTAGTGGATATTCGCGGGATTAATCAAGACGCCAGAGAATCCGTATTTACCGCGCTCCAACAAGCCATCTGTCAAGTCAGTGAAAAACGAGGGCTGGCGATTGACTTACAATTAATTTCCAAAGATGCGCCGGTACTACTTGCCCCCGAGATGGTATCACAATTGACACAAATCACCGAACAACTGGGTTATTCCTATGAAATCATGCCAAGCGGTGCCGGTCATGATGCCATGCATATGGCAACCTTATGTCCGACCGGCATGATTTTTGTTCCGTCACACCAAGGCATCAGCCACAATCCATTAGAATATACCCCTTGGACGGACATTGAGGCGGGGATTTGCGTGCTACAACAAGCTATTTTAGCGCAAGCTGAAATCCAAGCCTAA
- a CDS encoding Uncharacterized BCR, COG1636, translated as MTEQITEKSAVDFPPKMRKQKMKKDPNAPFVRPKLSLPDGHNKLLLHSCCAPCSGEVMEAIHASGIEFTIYFYNPNIHPLKEYLIRKEENIRFAEKWGIPFIDADYDRQEWFERAKGMEDEPERGIRCTMCFDMRFEKAAQYAHENGFPVFTSCLGISRWKDMNQINGCGHRAAEKYDDVIYWDYNWRKGGGSQRMIEISKRERFYQQEYCGCVYSLRDTNKWREANGREKIEIGKLYYSAD; from the coding sequence ATGACAGAACAAATAACTGAAAAAAGTGCGGTCGATTTTCCGCCTAAAATGCGTAAGCAAAAAATGAAAAAAGATCCGAATGCGCCTTTTGTCCGCCCGAAATTAAGTTTGCCGGACGGGCATAATAAATTATTGTTGCATTCTTGCTGTGCGCCTTGTTCCGGTGAGGTGATGGAAGCGATCCATGCCTCCGGCATTGAATTTACCATTTATTTTTATAATCCGAATATTCATCCATTGAAAGAATATTTAATTCGTAAAGAAGAAAACATCCGTTTTGCCGAAAAATGGGGTATTCCATTTATTGATGCCGATTATGATCGCCAAGAATGGTTTGAACGCGCCAAAGGCATGGAGGATGAACCAGAACGTGGCATTCGTTGCACCATGTGTTTTGATATGCGTTTTGAAAAAGCGGCGCAATATGCTCATGAAAACGGTTTTCCGGTCTTTACCAGTTGCCTTGGTATTTCTCGCTGGAAAGACATGAACCAAATTAACGGTTGTGGTCATCGTGCGGCAGAAAAATATGATGATGTGATTTATTGGGATTACAACTGGCGCAAAGGTGGCGGATCACAACGAATGATCGAAATTAGCAAACGCGAACGTTTTTATCAGCAAGAATATTGCGGCTGCGTGTATTCTTTACGGGATACCAATAAATGGCGTGAAGCCAACGGTCGTGAAAAAATCGAAATTGGCAAACTGTATTACAGTGCCGATTAA
- the ispB gene encoding octaprenyl-diphosphate synthase, with amino-acid sequence MAATSNLMNISEIQTLIAPEMQQVNEAILAQLNSDVALINQLGFYIIQSGGKRIRPMIALLAARAMNYSGPQPVTCAAFIEFIHTATLLHDDVVDESDMRRGNPTANAEFGNAASVLVGDFIYTRAFQLMTQLNSLKILQVMSDATNVIAEGEVQQLMNVNDPNTSEENYMRVIYSKTARLFEVATQCAAIISGADAQQEKALQDYGRYLGTAFQLVDDVLDYSANAQALGKNVGDDLAEGKPTLPLLHAMHHANPQQAAMIRDAIEQGGKRDILADVLAIMTEHHSLDYAMERARQEAQKAVDAIAFLPDSAYKQALISLAYISVDRKY; translated from the coding sequence ATGGCAGCAACAAGTAATTTAATGAATATCAGTGAAATTCAAACGCTTATCGCCCCTGAAATGCAACAAGTGAACGAGGCTATTCTCGCGCAATTGAATTCCGATGTCGCCTTAATTAATCAATTAGGTTTCTACATTATTCAAAGTGGCGGAAAACGCATTCGTCCGATGATCGCGTTACTTGCCGCCCGTGCCATGAATTATTCGGGGCCACAGCCGGTCACTTGCGCTGCGTTTATTGAATTTATTCATACAGCCACTTTATTGCATGATGATGTGGTTGATGAATCGGATATGCGCCGCGGAAACCCAACCGCCAATGCCGAATTCGGCAATGCAGCAAGCGTATTAGTGGGAGATTTTATTTACACTCGCGCATTCCAATTGATGACGCAATTAAATTCATTGAAAATTTTGCAAGTCATGTCGGATGCCACTAATGTGATTGCTGAAGGTGAAGTGCAACAATTGATGAACGTCAATGATCCAAATACCAGCGAAGAAAATTATATGCGGGTAATTTATAGCAAAACTGCGCGCTTATTTGAAGTAGCAACCCAATGTGCAGCGATTATCAGTGGCGCCGATGCGCAACAAGAAAAAGCACTGCAAGATTACGGTCGCTATTTGGGGACCGCGTTCCAATTAGTGGATGACGTATTGGATTACAGTGCCAATGCACAGGCACTGGGGAAAAATGTTGGCGATGATTTAGCCGAAGGTAAACCAACGTTGCCATTATTACACGCTATGCATCATGCCAATCCACAGCAAGCGGCAATGATCCGCGATGCCATTGAGCAAGGCGGCAAACGTGATATTTTGGCGGACGTATTGGCGATCATGACCGAGCATCATTCTCTTGATTATGCCATGGAGCGTGCCAGACAAGAAGCGCAGAAAGCCGTAGATGCCATTGCCTTTTTACCGGACAGTGCCTATAAACAAGCCTTAATTTCCTTGGCTTATATTTCCGTCGATAGAAAATACTAG
- the dcuD gene encoding putative transporter yields MEQFNSVVAIVGIIATIYLLIKKYETRTVLIGVGLIMAIITVKPMEALDAFAKAMTSSGLIMAICSSMGFAYVMKYTKCDTHLVHLLTKPLSGLKFFLIPIATIMTFFINIAIPSAAGCAAAVGATLIPVLKSAGVRPATAGAAILAGTFGSMMSPGSSHSAMISEMSGLTITEVNLSHAPYTMIAGAIGAVMLTLLAIVFKDYGEEHRQAYLKENTAAETAFTKVNPLFALAPLIPLVILVIGGTSLQKEVSWLAWTNMGVPQAMLLGAIYGIIVTRISPAKITEEFFNGMGNSYANVLGIIIAASVFVAGLKATGAVDSAIEFLKHSNEFVRWGATIGPFLMGLVTGSGDAAAIAFNTAVTPHAAELGYTHLNLGMAAAIAGAIGRTASPIAGVTIVCAGLALVSPVEMVKRTAPGMVLAVLFLALFML; encoded by the coding sequence ATGGAGCAATTTAATTCCGTAGTAGCGATTGTAGGCATTATCGCCACCATCTATTTGCTAATTAAGAAATACGAAACCCGCACGGTATTAATCGGCGTCGGATTAATCATGGCAATTATTACCGTGAAACCGATGGAGGCGTTGGATGCGTTCGCTAAAGCCATGACCAGCAGCGGTTTGATTATGGCGATCTGTTCGAGCATGGGGTTTGCGTATGTGATGAAATATACCAAATGTGATACGCACTTGGTGCATTTATTAACGAAGCCATTAAGCGGATTAAAATTTTTCTTAATCCCTATTGCCACGATCATGACCTTTTTTATCAATATCGCTATTCCGTCTGCGGCGGGTTGTGCCGCTGCGGTTGGGGCAACTTTAATTCCGGTATTAAAATCTGCCGGGGTTCGTCCGGCAACTGCGGGTGCGGCAATTTTAGCCGGTACCTTTGGATCCATGATGAGTCCGGGATCATCACATTCCGCCATGATAAGTGAAATGTCTGGTTTGACTATTACCGAAGTAAACCTATCGCACGCACCTTATACCATGATTGCAGGCGCGATTGGCGCGGTGATGCTGACGCTATTGGCGATTGTATTTAAAGATTATGGTGAAGAACATCGTCAGGCTTATCTAAAAGAAAATACTGCCGCTGAAACCGCATTTACCAAAGTTAATCCATTATTTGCTTTAGCTCCCTTAATTCCGTTGGTGATTTTGGTAATCGGCGGAACATCCTTACAAAAAGAAGTTTCTTGGTTGGCATGGACTAACATGGGGGTTCCGCAAGCCATGTTACTCGGGGCAATTTATGGCATTATTGTCACCCGCATTTCACCGGCAAAAATTACCGAAGAATTTTTTAACGGAATGGGTAATTCTTACGCCAATGTACTCGGGATCATTATTGCGGCAAGCGTATTTGTTGCCGGCTTAAAAGCAACTGGAGCGGTAGATAGTGCTATTGAATTTTTGAAACATTCCAACGAATTTGTACGTTGGGGCGCGACCATTGGACCATTTTTAATGGGTTTGGTCACCGGTTCCGGTGACGCTGCCGCGATTGCGTTTAATACAGCGGTAACTCCGCACGCTGCCGAGTTAGGCTATACTCACTTAAATCTTGGTATGGCGGCGGCGATTGCCGGTGCGATTGGACGTACAGCTTCTCCGATTGCAGGTGTGACCATTGTGTGCGCTGGCTTGGCGCTGGTTAGTCCGGTTGAAATGGTGAAACGAACTGCGCCGGGTATGGTGTTGGCGGTATTATTTTTAGCCTTGTTTATGTTGTAA
- the abgA gene encoding aminobenzoyl-glutamate utilization protein A, with amino-acid sequence MTIALSKLTKWRREFHRFPEIGWSEFWTTSRIADYLEEMGFDILLGKQIIHPDFVRGRQQKVVEKGLQNAIAYGAKTKWLDKMDGYTGCVAILDSGKPGKTLALRFDIDCVNVTETTDPQHLPNQLDFRSVNDGFMHACGHDAHITIGLGTALWLSQNKDKFSGKVKIVFQPAEEGVRGAAAIAASGVIDDADYFASSHISFCADSGTVIANPKNFLSTTKIDIRYQGKPAHAGAAPHLGRNALLAAAHAVTQLHGIARHGDGMTRINVGVLTAGEGRNVIPASAQIQLEVRGENKAINQYMVDQVMQIAQGVATSFDVSYETEIMGEAVDMNNDAQLIDLVSEIALAQPEVQQIQAEYAFNASEDATILGRRVQEQGGKAIYFILGADRTAGHHQAEFDFDENQLLTGVNIYTQLVQRLLGA; translated from the coding sequence ATGACTATCGCATTATCTAAATTAACCAAATGGCGGCGTGAATTTCACCGCTTTCCGGAAATCGGCTGGTCAGAGTTTTGGACGACTTCACGCATTGCAGATTATTTGGAGGAAATGGGATTTGACATTCTCTTGGGGAAACAAATTATTCATCCAGATTTTGTGCGAGGTCGCCAGCAAAAAGTGGTGGAAAAAGGCTTGCAAAATGCCATTGCCTATGGGGCAAAGACAAAATGGTTGGATAAAATGGATGGATATACGGGCTGTGTGGCGATATTAGATAGCGGCAAACCGGGAAAAACCCTAGCGTTGCGTTTTGATATTGACTGTGTGAATGTCACGGAAACCACCGATCCGCAACATCTTCCGAATCAATTGGATTTCCGTTCTGTAAATGATGGATTTATGCATGCGTGTGGGCATGATGCACATATTACTATCGGTTTAGGCACCGCACTTTGGTTGTCACAAAATAAAGATAAATTTAGCGGCAAGGTGAAAATCGTGTTTCAGCCGGCAGAGGAAGGCGTGCGTGGCGCGGCGGCAATTGCGGCAAGTGGTGTGATTGATGATGCGGATTATTTTGCCAGTTCTCATATCAGTTTTTGTGCTGACAGTGGTACAGTGATTGCTAATCCGAAAAATTTCTTATCGACCACTAAAATCGATATTCGTTATCAAGGTAAACCGGCGCACGCAGGAGCAGCACCCCATTTAGGGCGTAACGCGTTATTAGCCGCAGCGCACGCGGTTACCCAATTGCACGGTATTGCTCGCCATGGCGACGGAATGACGCGGATTAACGTGGGTGTGTTAACTGCCGGCGAAGGACGTAATGTCATTCCAGCGAGCGCACAAATTCAATTGGAAGTGCGTGGAGAAAATAAAGCGATTAACCAATATATGGTGGATCAGGTGATGCAAATTGCACAAGGTGTGGCGACAAGTTTTGACGTCAGCTATGAAACGGAAATTATGGGTGAAGCGGTGGATATGAATAATGATGCCCAACTCATTGATTTAGTTTCTGAAATTGCTTTGGCACAACCGGAAGTGCAACAAATTCAAGCGGAATATGCATTTAATGCTAGCGAAGATGCGACAATTTTGGGGCGTCGAGTGCAAGAGCAAGGTGGTAAAGCGATTTACTTTATTTTAGGTGCAGATCGCACAGCCGGGCATCACCAAGCGGAATTTGATTTTGATGAAAATCAATTGCTTACCGGAGTGAATATTTATACGCAATTGGTGCAGCGTTTATTGGGCGCTTAG